The proteins below come from a single Esox lucius isolate fEsoLuc1 chromosome 7, fEsoLuc1.pri, whole genome shotgun sequence genomic window:
- the nectin3b gene encoding nectin-3-like protein translates to MNVNGHDQTGWCGGGIVSHLAVSLESGAWGSQVIVPRKVSAVLGKNVTLACNVEVGANLSLTQSTWERQLSTGPLTLAVYNPVFGISVNAEYTRRLSFRSPSSHDATVILEDVGFADIGVYTCKVATFPLGNTQASTTVSVLVEPKVYVSAGSMALIDEGNETVVATCIAERARPPAEVSWETDLFGQSEVTLQEEANGTTSTQVRYLWQPTRHVQGHTLTCVVRHPALNTQFRIPYQLNVQYAPDITVLGYDGDWYVGRENVQLTCKANANPPARHFKWIRLDRDMPEGVDDVNNTLLFLRPLQRNDSGVYRCEVANDISLRFKDLRVRVNDPPTTSMPSTSPAPVLTGSASSSTSVGDKRRVHFTSPTLAALPPDNHLGTIVGGAVGGAMFLLLLLVLGGVCYLRQRQTFRGDYYTKQYIGPSDMQKAPPPQPRLHSPKPANAVYVDKDREEWGDRERNHERDRERLHMHQTPPAVVSNHREPGGRTRALRNGDHLGHEHLHGYPSPHQTGRARYTAPSRPLSNGSPYLSDDCYESGAEGDYVSHTDGSVISRREWYV, encoded by the exons GGGCGTGGGGAAGTCAGGTAATTGTGCCCCGGAAGGTGAGTGCTGTGTTGGGGAAGAATGTGACGTTGGCCTGTAACGTGGAGGTGGGCGCCAACCTTAGTCTCACCCAGAGTACCTGGGAACGGCAGCTGTCCACCGGCCCGTTGACGCTGGCGGTGTACAACCCTGTGTTTGGCATCTCCGTCAACGCGGAGTACACACGGCGCCTGTCCTTCCGCTCACCGTCCTCCCATGATGCCACCGTCATTCTGGAGGACGTGGGCTTCGCAGACATTGGAGTGTACACCTGCAAAGTGGCCACCTTCCCCCTGGGAAACACACAGGCCTCCACCACGGTCAGCGTGCTCG tgGAGCCCAAGGTGTACGTGTCGGCCGGGTCGATGGCTCTAATCGACGAGGGCAATGAAACCGTAGTGGCCACCTGCATCGCTGAGCGGGCCCGCCCCCCCGCTGAGGTCTCCTGGGAGACGGACCTGTTTGGCCAATCGGAGGTGACGCTGCAGGAAGAGGCCAACGGCACCACCAGCACCCAGGTGCGCTACCTGTGGCAGCCCACTCGTCACGTCCAGGGCCACACGCTGACCTGCGTGGTGCGCCACCCCGCCCTGAACACCCAGTTCAGGATCCCCTACCAGCTCAACGTGCAGT ACGCCCCAGACATCACGGTGCTCGGCTACGACGGGGACTGGTACGTCGGCCGGGAGAACGTCCAGCTGACCTGCAAAGCCAATGCCAACCCGCCGGCCCGCCACTTCAAATGGATCAG GCTCGACCGGGACATGCCGGAGGGGGTGGACGATGTCAACAACACGCTGCTGTTTCTGAGGCCCCTGCAGCGGAATGACTCTGGTGTCTACAGGTGTGAGGTCGCCAACGACATCAGCCTACGCTTTAAGGACCTGCGCGTCCGCGTTAATG ATCCTCCCACCACCTCCATGCCTTCCACCTCCCCTGCTCCTGTTTTAACGGGTtctgcctcctcctccacctctgtgGGAGACAAGCGACGGGTCCACTTCACCTCCCCCACCCTTGCTGCCCTGCCGCCTGACAACCACCTTGGCACCATCGTGGGTGGGGCTGTGGGAGGAGCCATGTTCctcctgctgctgctggtgCTGGGCGGGGTCTGTTACCTACGACAACGGCAGACTTTCCGCGGGGACTACTACACTAAGCAGTACATAGGGCCTTCGGACATGCAGAAGGCTCCACCCCCACAGCCCCGTCTTCACTCCCCGAAGCCTGCCAACGCCGTCTACGTGGACAAGGACCGCGAAGAATGGGGCGACCGCGAGCGCAACCACGAGCGAGACCGCGAGCGCCTCCACATGCATCAGACGCCGCCGGCGGTCGTCAGCAACCACAGAGAGCCGGGTGGCCGCACGAGGGCGCTGAGGAACGGCGATCACCTCGGTCACGAACACCTGCACGGCTACCCCAGCCCCCACCAGACGGGCCGCGCCAGATACACCGCCCCGTCACGCCCCCTCAGTAACGGCTCCCCCTACCTGTCGGATGACTGCTACGAGAGCGGCGCTGAGGGGGACTACGTTTCCCATACGGACGGCTCAGTGATCTCACGCCGGGAGTGGTACGTCTGA